In Haloterrigena turkmenica DSM 5511, a single genomic region encodes these proteins:
- a CDS encoding winged helix-turn-helix domain-containing protein, giving the protein MSQSRTDGAEADSTAVLSALGNKYSAEILCAAGTPKSAQALSEDIEIPIATCYRRIEELVNAGLLTCEGRQLSEEGRRTNIYRRTLDEIEVDFSKDRPQLSQKRRTEAKNRLQDQLRD; this is encoded by the coding sequence ATGTCTCAGAGTCGGACGGATGGAGCCGAGGCGGATTCGACCGCGGTCCTCTCGGCGCTCGGGAATAAATACAGCGCAGAGATCCTCTGCGCCGCGGGAACACCGAAGTCGGCACAGGCCTTGAGCGAAGATATCGAGATCCCGATCGCGACGTGCTATCGGCGCATCGAGGAACTCGTCAACGCCGGACTGTTGACCTGCGAGGGCCGACAGCTCTCCGAAGAGGGGCGCCGCACGAACATCTACCGGCGAACCTTAGACGAGATCGAGGTCGACTTCTCGAAGGATCGCCCGCAGCTCTCCCAAAAGCGTCGAACGGAGGCCAAGAACAGACTGCAAGACCAGCTCAGGGACTGA
- a CDS encoding 6-pyruvoyl trahydropterin synthase family protein: protein MTEPFDGSDPAATTDDSEAERSEASAVASRGQDPVVGTERVLRVGHDRPIRISTGHRIRHHDGKCARPHGHNYEVAVTVVGELADEGWVADKGDITDVIDEWDHMFLLEAGDPLIEAFEASGDSDAVVVLEHPPTAEVMSVLLERKLLAALPETVSDVRVQVNETSELCGGGRF, encoded by the coding sequence ATGACCGAACCGTTCGACGGATCCGATCCAGCGGCCACGACCGACGATAGCGAGGCCGAACGTAGTGAGGCCTCGGCGGTAGCGAGTCGCGGACAGGACCCCGTCGTCGGCACCGAACGCGTCCTCCGAGTCGGCCACGACCGACCGATCAGGATCAGCACCGGCCATCGGATCCGCCACCACGACGGCAAGTGCGCGCGCCCGCACGGCCACAACTACGAGGTCGCCGTCACCGTCGTCGGCGAACTCGCCGACGAGGGCTGGGTCGCCGACAAGGGAGATATTACCGACGTCATCGACGAGTGGGATCACATGTTTCTCCTCGAGGCGGGCGATCCGCTGATCGAGGCCTTCGAGGCGTCGGGCGACAGCGATGCGGTCGTCGTCCTCGAGCACCCGCCGACCGCGGAGGTGATGAGCGTGCTCTTAGAGCGAAAGCTCCTGGCCGCACTCCCCGAAACCGTCTCCGACGTGCGGGTACAGGTC